The following proteins are co-located in the Gossypium hirsutum isolate 1008001.06 chromosome A02, Gossypium_hirsutum_v2.1, whole genome shotgun sequence genome:
- the LOC107934018 gene encoding uncharacterized protein: MAWLFSICFAVIFSLCNGSPTPITRRPYHDGFLNNGNFEQAPKKENLNNTVIVGKYSLPGWEIKGLVEFVSGGPQPRGFYFAIPRGAHAARLGNEASISQKVEVKAGYVYSLTFGATRTCAQDEVLRISVPGQTTDISIQTLYSTDGGDTIALAFKAIAPIVIVTFHNPGIQEDPACGPLLDAIAIKLMPPATYTRGNLVKNGGFETGPHTFKNFSTGVLLPPKKLDRISPLVGWIIESLKPVKYIDKKHFSVPSGLFAVELVAGRESAIAQIIRTVPNKFYTLTFTVGDAKNGCHGSMMVQAFAGKETLQVPYVSQGKGGFKTASFRFQSISARTRITFFSAYYHTKLEDYGHICGPVLDDVIVRPVL, from the exons ATGGCTTGGCTGTTCTCTATTTGCTTCGCTGTCATTTTCTCTCTGTGCAATGGCTCTCCTACTCCAATCACTCGGCGGCCATACCATGATG GATTTTTAAACAATGGTAACTTTGAACAAGCACCCAAAAAAGAGAATCTAAACAACACAGTGATAGTGGGAAAATACTCACTGCCAGGCTGGGAAATAAAGGGGCTTGTGGAGTTTGTGTCAGGGGGTCCTCAACCTCGAGGATTTTACTTTGCCATCCCTCGTGGAGCCCATGCTGCGAGGCTTGGCAACGAGGCTTCCATCTCTCAGAAGGTGGAAGTGAAAGCAGGGTACGTCTACTCTCTCACCTTTGGTGCCACAAGGACTTGTGCTCAAGATGAGGTGCTGCGGATTTCTGTCCCTGGTCAGACCACCGACATCTCCATTCAGACCCTCTATAGCACTGATGGAGGCGACACCATTGCTTTGGCTTTCAAGGCAATAGCTCCAATTGTGATTGTCACATTTCATAACCCTGGGATTCAAGAAGATCCTGCATGCGGACCTCTATTGGATGCCATAGCTATCAAACTAATGCCTCCCGCAACATATACCAGAG GTAACCTTGTTAAAAATGGTGGATTTGAGACTGGTCCCCATACCTTCAAGAACTTCTCAACAGGGGTCCTCCTGCCTCCAAAGAAGCTAGACAGAATCTCCCCACTCGTTGGCTGGATAATTGAGTCCCTAAAACCAGTAAAATACATTGACAAAAAGCACTTCTCCGTTCCGTCGGGACTCTTCGCCGTTGAACTGGTTGCCGGAAGAGAGAGTGCCATTGCCCAAATCATCAGAACCGTTCCCAACAAATTCTACACTCTCACATTCACCGTCGGAGATGCCAAGAACGGCTGCCATGGATCCATGATGGTTCAAGCATTTGCTGGCAAGGAAACTCTCCAGGTCCCATACGTATCTCAAGGGAAAGGTGGATTCAAGACTGCAAGTTTTAGATTCCAATCCATCTCTGCTAGGACCAGGATTACGTTTTTCAGTGCCTATTACCATACAAAGTTGGAAGATTATGGCCATATCTGCGGTCCTGTTCTGGATGATGTCATTGTTCGTCCTGTTTTATAA